The DNA sequence aagtcacataagcatagagATTCCAGTGAATGCAGCCATGATAGCGAAACACCTGGTGATTCGcaaaaggtggagtttttcACTCGAAAGGATTcaggagaaacaaatggagagcacggacaagatgaggttgatagtccagtcacagtacctccaatacaacctgaatcaatagcaaccaacagaccgaaaagagagaaacgtgtaccgtcACGTTAtacagactatgtgacatatgcattaccagctgaagggggtgagatcccaaccacttacagagaagccatacagtccagtgaacaagttgaatggacaaaggcaatgaatgaagagatgcagtctcttcaccagaaccagacttgggagcttgtgccgcttccaaaaggaaagaagacaattggctgtaagtggatcttcaatcagaaagatgatcaagctgctaagaatggagtgcgatacaaagctaggttggtagccaagggctacgctcagacagagggaattgactacagtgaagtattctctcctgttgtgaagcattcatccattcggatattgctagctttggtagcacaatatgatcttgagttagcacagcttgatgtaaagacagctttcttacatggtgatctggaagaggagatttatctgtctcaaccaaaaggattcaaagaagctggcaaagaaaattgggtatgcagtctgaagaagtctctctatggcttgaagcagtcacctcggcaatggtataagcggtttgaccgctttatgatggatctgaaatacactcgttgccaatacgatcattgtgtatatttcagaaaacttgcagatggatctttcatttatttgcttttatatgtagatgatatgttaattgcatgtaaaagcaatggggagatagatcgcttaaaaactcagttaagtcgtgagtttgacatgaaagatctgggagaagctcgaagaatactggggatggagatcagcagagatagggtgaaaggtacagttcaccttactcagaagcagtatctgaagagaaaactgcaacgcttcaacatcgactcgaagacgaagccggtgactactcctatggccccatatttcaagctcaatgcattgcagtctcctaaaaccgatgaagaacgggactacatgagaaatgtcccatatgcaagtgttgttggaagcttaatgtatgccatggtgtgtacacgacctgatatctcccaggccgttagcttaattagccgctatatgcataatcctggaaagactcattggcatgcggctaagtggattttACGGTACATTTTAGGAATcgtagatattggtttgaagttcgagaagagtggagatagtctagtaactgggtaTGTTGACTCaaactatgcaggtgatcttgacaaacgccgatcgacaactggatatgtgttcactatggctggaggaccagttagttggcgatcaactttgcagtcaacaattgcactatcatcaactgaggctgaatacatggctgtaacagaagccgtgaaagaagccatttggttacagggattggtaacagacttgggctttaagcagcaagaggttaccgtttactgtgacagtcagagtgcaattcatctggccaagaatcaagtatatcactctcgaacaaagcaTATAAATGTCCGTTTCCACTTCATACGTGAGATATTGGAAGAATGGGACATtctacttcagaagattggcactgaagataatccagcagatatgttgacaaaaGTCGTCAccgggatcaagttccaacactgtttggacttgattaatATCTCATACTGCTGAGCACCCACGGGTGCATTGGCGCCTTAGGGCGCATTTGGTAGCGGAGATCTCTCATGGCAAACGAACATTTCGATAAAGGGATGAAATCATTGGAAGGATACAACATATAGTATCCTAatgtggcacacttgggtggagggggtgattgttgagggACCACTCCATGTGTGCCATCCACCCACCCCATGTGTGCCATCCACTATGTGTGCCCATGTGTTGGTGGTGTCCAATTCACATGATGATATTCCTCACTAAGTGCTTTCATTGAGTGTCTAGCTTGTGCATTCCAGCACATATGTGGAGGGAGAAGGGTTGagcctctcctataaataggagaggtcaTATGAAGGGAAATCCatcccattgagagagagaagtgtgagaagtgtgtgtatgtgccatttgagatagagttgttttgaatatagtgtttccgctcagtggacgtaggcaaattgccgaaccacttaaatattgtctctatctattttgtgtttattttcaggGTAGCTTCAGGCACAACAAAATAGAATTGTAAGAATATTATTATCTTCTTGAACACAAACTGATTTAAGTCGATTGATAATTCACTGTCTAAGCACATTCTATCCCCAACACCTCTATTCTATTGTTCTAAGTTATCATGAAGTATTCGTACATCAATTTCTTGGTATGATATGAAATTAGCTTCGCGTCGAATTCTCAAGCCTGAAAGATGGCTATGTATAGGAGATTTTAGTGAAGTTTTACACCATAGTGAGAAGTATGGAGGGGCTAGAAGGGATGAAAAATAGATGGATGCTTTCAGGAATGTTTTAAAGGAATGCCAGTTGAAGGACTTGGGTTTTATCAAAGGTAATTACACTTGGTCCAATTATAGATAGGATCATTCCTTCACCAAGGAAAGGTTTGACAGAGCCACAGCAAATTGTGAGTGGTGTGAAGCTTTTGGTGTGGGAGAGGTACAAGTTTTGGAAACATTTACTTCAGATCATCGTCCTATTTTGATGACAGTAGGGCAACAAAATAATTGGACTGGGAAATCAGGGTTAATTTGCAGATATGAAGATAGCTGGTCTCTTTTCACAGATTGTGAAGAGGTTATTACAAATGCTTGGCAAATGCATGGGAGCACCAAGGAAGGCCTcacaaaaattaacaaaaaacctGAGTGTTGCTTGGAGGTTTTGAAGCAGTGGAGCTACAAAAAGGAGTTTAACTCTCGAGCCAATATAAAGCAGAAAAGAAAATCACTTCAAGTTTTATAACAATCTGTTATAGCTGAATCAGTGTAGCAACTTAGAGGTTTATAACAAGAAATAGATGACCAGCTGGAAAGAGAACATGTGAAATGAAAACAAAGGGCAAAAGAGAATTGGCTACAAAAATGGGATAGAAACACAAGATTCTATCACCTTTGTGCAActtagaaaaagaagaggaacaACATATCCAAGATTATTGATGAAATTGGAAGgaccttttcaaatcccaagcAAATTGGGGATGATTTTACtaaatttttcaaagggttattTACCTCTAATCCAAGACATTTGGAAGACTCTCTAAAGACAATTACAAGAAAGGTTACTCAGCAAATAAATGAAGCTCTCTTGGAACCTTTTagagaaaaagagattgaagaGGCTGTTTTTCAAATGGGACCACATAAAGCACCTAGTCTAGATGGGTATGGGGTTTGCTTTTACCAAAAATATTGGTCTGTGGTGGGGGATGAGGTAAGTGAGGCTATCCTTGCTTTTTGAAATTATGATCAAGACATGGTGGATATCAATTTCACCTATTTAGTGTTGATTCCAAAATGTAGTAATCTAGTGAACATTACTGACTATAGATCTATTAGTCTATGTAATGTTCTCTACAGGATCATCACTAAATTGTTGGCCAACGGGCTCAAACAGGTCCTCCCATCTATAATTTCTCAAAACCAGCGTGCCTTTGTACCTGGAAGGTTAATATCTGACAACATTTTGGTTGCTTATGAAATTTTGCATACTTTGAGAACCAAGATGAAGGGACAAAAGGGCTTCATGGCTTTGAAattggatatgagcaaggcctacGATATGATTAAgtggaaatttttgaaagaggCTATACTAAAAATGGGGTTTGATGTTAGGTAAGCTGACCTTATTCTGAGGTGTATCACTTCCTCCtctttttcagttttattaaATGGAGTCCCTCAAGAATGTTTTAAACCCACTAGGGGACTTAGACAAGGTTATCATTTGTCTCATTTCCTATTTATCATATGTGCTGAGGTGCTAACAGAACAACTAAAGGAAGCAGAATAGAAATGTAGAATCTCAGGTGTTCCAATTGGTAGGGGTCAGATTAAGatgactcatttattctttgttgATGACAGTCTGTTATTCTGTCGAGCAAATATGCAGGAATGGGTCAAATTAAATCAGATCCTACACTCCTATGAACAGACCTCAGGACAAAGACTCGACAGGGAAAAGACCTCATTATATTTCAGAAACAACATaaagcaagaaacaaaaaattacatACTGCAAGTTGCTGGATTGAGAGCCTCATCAAACATGGAGAAATATTTGAGGTTGCCATCTGTTATAGGAAGGGCAAAATCCATATCTTTTCAAGGAATAGTTGAGAAACTGAGTAAGAAAGTTGAGAATTGGAAGGTAAAATTTCTGTCACGAGCTGGTAAGGATATCCTAATCAAGGCTGTTGTTCAGGCTATTCGTATATACAGTATAAGTGTGTTCctactttcaaaatttttatgtaaCAAGCTGAACTCACTTATGTCTAATGTCTGGTGGGGCATTCAGGACAAAGCTACAAAGATTCACTAGAAAAACCGGAATTGTTTGAGCAAAAGCAAAGCAGTTGAGGGGCTTGGTTTTAGAGATCTAATGACTTTCAATTCTGCTCTAATAGCCAAACAGGTCTGGAGAATTCTCACTAATCCTAAGACCTTAGCAGCTAGAATTCTTAAGGCCGTCTATTTCCCACATAGCTGTATTTTGCAGGCAAAACCTGGTTACAGACCTTCTTATACATGGAAAAGCATCTGTTCAGCTATCGACACAGTTAAGGATGGTATGATTTGGAGAATTGGCAATGGAGAAGAGGTAAAGATATGGCAAGACAAGTGGATTCCATGCAATGAATCTAGCAAAATACCGTCTCCTGTGAAGATACTACCACCAAATGCCAAGGTAGCTGAGCTAATTGATCCTAATGCTAGGTGGTGGAATATTCAGATGCTTAAAGAAATATTCTTGGAAGAAGAGATGAGGCAAATTTTAAAGATACCTGTAACATAGACCAGATCTAAAGATAGATTGGCATGGAAGCATACAAATAATGGGTGTTTCTCAGTCAAGAATGCTTATCACCTATGCAAGCAGAGacaatatcagaaaaaatggaaaacttCAACAGAGGCAGAGCATAGAGAATTATGGAAGCAAATATGGAAAATGCAAACTACAAATGCTGTTAAAGTGTTTATTTGGTGTGCATGTCATGATGCTTTACccactaaaaaaaatttatacaagaGGAAAATTGTAAATGACCCTTTGTGTCCAATCTGTCAACAAGCTGAAGAAACTCCAGGTCATATCCTTTGCACTTGTCCATCTGCATAAGATACACGGATGTTATAAAGTAAGAAATCTCAAAAAGCTGCAATCACACAAGAAGAGTTTGGATCCATTTTTATGCAAATGCTTCAGAGAGTAGGAACAACTGAAATAGGCCTGTTTGCAGAAATTGCCAGATTCTTCTGGACAAGAAGGAATAAAATGCTATTTGAAGATTGTTTTCTAACCCCTTCAATTCTGATGAATAGAGCTACATAGGTATATCAGGATTTCCAACACAGGACTTCGAGACCCAATGGTAATCAACTGTACTCTACTAATTGGGAAACTCCTACTGCAAATTGGGTCTAGATCAATTGGGATGTAGCAGTGTGAGAAAGAGATAACAGAGTTGGAATTGGAGTGGTAGTTAGAGACTGTGAAGGTGATTTACTGGCTTCATTTATGCAACCAGTACAGTTTTGATCACAATCTACCATGTCAGAAGCTAGAGGTTTAATATCATCTGCAAATTTCTGTAAAGAGCTTGGTTTACAAAAGGTAGCATTTGAAGGGGACTCAATTAAAGTTGTGAAGGCAGTAAAACAATATAAACAGCAAAATGTTATGCTTGGATGCCTTCTGGAGGATGTTCACACTATCTTGGCAGATATAAGTTGGGAGATTAACCATGTAAAGAGAAATGCAAATCAGGTGACTCACAAGTTAGCACAGCAAGCCCTTCATCAGAGTTGTGAGATTATTAAGATTAATCTCATCAACTCATGTATAATAGCTCAAGTCATGGCTGAGTGCCATAGTCAAGGTCTCTGCTCGAAAGCAATGGCCGTATGTCATGCGAATGTAATTGCTGCAGGCCATGGTAATCTTGTAATAATTGTAGGCGATAACAATGTAATGGCTGTAGGGCATAGTAATGTTTAATGCAATGAAAGTTTGaagtttcaaataaataaataaaaataaaaaaaataaaaaataaaaaataaaaaagaaaaagaaaaaggaaaatgcgagttcaaaaaatttaaaatctttcatTTGACTGGCTGTCCAATTCAACGTTCTACCCCTTCTCATTAAAGTAAGTAAACTTCCACGAAGGAAACAATGCGCTCCATCCCAACAGAACACGCGACGTCCTTTAGCCACGCGGCGAACCTAAGCGTACATTTACACGTGTCAAGATCCTCGAACTTCTAAACAGAACCACTTTTTCTCCATGTCTAGAAGAAACTTCCCTCGCCGCGGTGGACTGACGGTGCGACAGTATGACCCAAATCCATCTTCCCAAAATGCcccttaaaataattatataatatttatgtacttCCAATAAATTCCAACGCAAAGAATAAAAGATGGAATATTTTTGTGGACAAATTAGGAAAACTGAGGTGGAATTGACGTGAAAACCAGAGGGTGTCGCGGtaattttgataaaatgaacttggggagagagagagagagagagagagagacttatcCATTAAGCAACTGTCCGAACTCAGAACCTCTTATAAAACCAGATCGGAAGCCCCATTTCCTAGACCTAAAGCCAACCCCACCTTCAAAGCGTCAGAGAGACAGAGAAGGTCAAAAACTCTCTGCGTAAGGGTCCAGTACCTTTCCATGGCGGCCAATAGGAGTTTCTACGCTCGTCCAAGCTACCGTTTCCTCCCCAGTTACCGAGAGCACCACAATCCTCTCATAGCTCACGACTCGGTATTCGAAATAGACGACTCCGACATCTACGACTCGCCCGAGTTTCTCATGCCCTCCCCAGCAGCCTCGCGCATCTCGAAGAAGCCATCCTCCAAGCCTTCGCGAGCCAGTTCCGCCGACCTCACCGTCGTCGCCAGCACGATCCCGTCCTCGCTTCCGGTGAACATTCCGGACTGGTCGAAGATCCTGAGGGGCGAATACACAGAGAATCACCGCGAGGAGGGCGTTGACTATGACGACGCCGACGGCGAAGAAGTCGAGGAGTTCGAGAAAGAGGTGAGGGTGCCGCCGCATGAGTTTTTGGCGAGGACGAGGATCGCATCCTTCTCGGTGCACGAAGGGATGGGGAGGACTCTGAAAGGGAGGGATCTCAGTCGGGTCCGAAACGCGATTTGGGAAAAAACGGGCTTCCAAGATTAGAAGCCGCGAAAGCAGAATATCTGTGAGAAATTgcggaatttttcttttttgaattgtGTTTTGTGCTTTTGGAGGGGTTTGTTTCCGACGTcgtttgatgaatctaatgcgACGAAGAGGAACAGTTTTGGACGAAGATAAACTTAGGGCAGAGATTGTATTGGGAAAATGGGTATGGTTTTCCTTAAAAAGTTTTGCATAAATTAATGTTGTACTTTCCGCGTGCTGAGTGAGGTAGTTGGTCTTGTTTTTCAAGCTTGTAGAAGATACAGAAATTGAAGTTGTTGAGGAGACGGATGTGTTCCTGGAATGGAATTTTGTGAATAGGAATTTACAGACAACCTTTTTGACAATTTTGTTTAATTCTCTGTTTCAcagtttattttataataacatCCTTTTATAACGgacatttattttgaaaaaatagaatttattattaaaaattaatttttttatatgtatattatatttatttatttaatttaaaataattatatagtactTGTAcgattgtaattattatttttctttagtttgaaTAGTAATTTGCGATGATGAAAAGAATGAAACTTGACGAAATATTCACAAAATAGTGCATAAATTGGCACAGTATGTTATGTCCGTCGGTCAACATGCAACGTATGACCAAACCACTTAACCTCTGATTGGACCAATTCAATTCAAAGCTCAACGAAGAAAAGATTCTCATTCGTGAACTGTCTgacatatttttattgttgtatgaaaaatttaatagaaataaatacatttttctaATCTTTGAATTATTGGGTTTTCTATGTTGTATCATAAAATCATAACGATTGATTTACAAAGGATATCTCAAGCCTTAATTTCTTCTATTCAACAatcttatactatatatttgttgagagaaataaataaaaaaataaaaaaaataaaaataaatatataatgtaaggctgttgaatagaattttttttaaaaacttttttgtCATAAAAAGgtaattataaaaattgaatatattGTATTCTTACATTGTACTATGTCAAAATTATGTTTCGTGACCATTTATCCAtctcaaatattaaaattaaacgatttacttaaaatataaggtcttaatagttaaaaagatataatgggtcattttttttatagagttttgttatagtcatttttatatattttttgtatattctattaatgtaattagttaaaataattattttatatttaaaaaaataataagagtcaattatatcaataaaatatataaaaaataactacaaaattttcttttgttatttataacCTTGGGCCTGAAGTGTAAAATCCCAGGTGTAAAATGCATCATTACCAGATAAAATGTAATTCATAAAGCAACTTTAATTATGGAATGGGGAACTTGATAAGGATAAGGCTTTACAGGCAGATGGTGTGGGAAGCAAATAAGAAATGCCTATCTGTTAAGCTAATCCAATTATAGGATTGCATGAGGATAATGCTGCCTCCTCTTAATTTACTGTTAAAAACGCATCTAAATTGAGGAGCCTCGGATCTTGTGCAACAACATCGAAAGCATCTACATTAAacaaagataatattaaatataattttaaataaataaattttatatcaatcatttataaaaaaaaaatagaatttttttattttttatttaaaaaagtcagtataagatttgtgaaatattttaactataaaaatttattattaaaataaatttataaattaatatattaaatctattttataatctattcatattaaatcacgtcaatttataaatttatttttattactctaatacttttctttaaataaaCTTTAACTCGACAATGTTAAACCCTACGCGTCAAGACACccaagagagagagtgagagagcacTTGCATTGGCATTCAAGGAGATATAAGTCAACACATCTCTAATGACTTTTGGCTTCTTTTTAAATGGcttatagattaaaaaaaaaaaaaatcaactggaAGAATTTCAAAAACAATTTTATCTTCTTTATATTATGTGGAATTATAATtccaaagaaaatgatagttaGCATCCCATTTCACAACCGGATCAAattgtctaatttttttaattttatttttctgagataaaaaaataaattttcta is a window from the Carya illinoinensis cultivar Pawnee chromosome 14, C.illinoinensisPawnee_v1, whole genome shotgun sequence genome containing:
- the LOC122293215 gene encoding uncharacterized protein LOC122293215: MAANRSFYARPSYRFLPSYREHHNPLIAHDSVFEIDDSDIYDSPEFLMPSPAASRISKKPSSKPSRASSADLTVVASTIPSSLPVNIPDWSKILRGEYTENHREEGVDYDDADGEEVEEFEKEVRVPPHEFLARTRIASFSVHEGMGRTLKGRDLSRVRNAIWEKTGFQD